Genomic DNA from Ilyobacter polytropus DSM 2926:
TTTTGATTTCTTTTGCTTTCATAATTTCTGCTACTTTTCTGTTTACAATGTAAAGTTCCATGAGAGGAGTAGCCCCTAGACCGTTTACCATTACAGCTACCTCTTCTCCCTTTTCTATTTGGATATCCTCTAATATTTTATTCATAAGTTCTTCAGTATGTTCATCTGCAGTTTTTATTTTTTCTTTAGAAACTCCAGGTTCTCCGTGAATTCCAAGACCTATCTCCACTTCGTCTGCTTCTAATATAAAACCTTTTTTACCAGCAGCAGGAACGATACATGCATCTAGTGACATTCCCATACTTCTCACATTTTCTATTACTTTCTCAGCAACTTTTTTTACCTCAGAAAGGTCTCTTCCCTCTTCAGCTGCTGCCCCGGCTATTTTATGGATAAATACTGTTCCGGCGACTCCTCTTCTACCAGCAGTATATGTACTGTTTTCTACTGCAACATCATCATTGACAACAACTTTTTCTACTTTTATGTTGTCCATGGCAGCCATTTCAGCAGCCATCTCAAAATTCATTACATCTCCTGTATAATTTTTAATAACAAGAAGAACTCCTTTTCCTCCATCTACAGCTTTTATAGCTTCAAGGACCTGATCTGGAGTAGGTGATGTAAAGA
This window encodes:
- the dhaK gene encoding dihydroxyacetone kinase subunit DhaK, whose product is MKKIINNPENVVTEMLEGVVEAHPEYLKKLDGFHVLVRKDSPIKGKVALVSGGGSGHEPSHGGYVGTGMLNGAVAGEVFTSPTPDQVLEAIKAVDGGKGVLLVIKNYTGDVMNFEMAAEMAAMDNIKVEKVVVNDDVAVENSTYTAGRRGVAGTVFIHKIAGAAAEEGRDLSEVKKVAEKVIENVRSMGMSLDACIVPAAGKKGFILEADEVEIGLGIHGEPGVSKEKIKTADEHTEELMNKILEDIQIEKGEEVAVMVNGLGATPLMELYIVNRKVAEIMKAKEIKIANTFVGNFMTSLEMPGFSISILKLDDELKKLLNAKADTPAFKQF